TCCCTTGCCATCAACAATGCAAACCGCACAGAATCGCAGCGATACGTCTATTCCGGCAAAATATTCCATTTCTCATCTCCCTTGCTCACAGTCATCCTGTGATCTTATCGGGAGCTCGACCTCTGAACAGAGGGTAGCCCAATTACGCATGCTTTGGGCCGTTCGTGTCATTCAAGACTAAGGGCGAAAATCGTACATTCACTGCGGTCATGTGCTAAGAAAGGCGGCAAGCATTCTTTAGCTGGGTCAAGAAACCTAAGATATGCGAGATGGAAAACTCAATTTCTCTAATATTCGGTGTGTGGGTCATAAGCTATTCCGCAAAAGACAAGACGATCTCGCGGAAAAACCCGTCGCTGTTCGCGCCGGTGTTGTCACTGTCACAAAAGAAACCCAGAACCTGTAGCCGTGGTGTCCCCGTGCCGCCGATGTCCCTGTAGAGCTTACGCAGGTCCACGCTTTGGTCGTGCCAAACCCCGACATTTTCATCCAAACCATTGGCAACTAAATGATGGAAGGTTCCGATGATTTTATAGTCACCTGGGGCAAATATCCGGTTACTCCAAATGATCTCGGCGCTTTTTGCTTCCCCCGCTTCATTTGAGAACTGCAGATAGAAGCGGAGCGGATGATCATCGCCATCTTCCAGATCTTCGTCGACAGTACTTTTGATCGGCAATGTCACTTTCCACTGCCAAGACAGGATCGGCAGATCACTCAGTGCAATATCTGTGTCCCGTGCGAGGATCGAAGCGCTGCTGTGTGTCGTGCATCGTAAC
This Falsihalocynthiibacter arcticus DNA region includes the following protein-coding sequences:
- a CDS encoding DUF3047 domain-containing protein; translation: MRKFNVKIIAFGIILATGYAAHTWLRPPFWETDKPLVAGSAPIKLLDDLDTDNLSSGWKERVFFRITPTQYQMTEEDGAPALRCTTHSSASILARDTDIALSDLPILSWQWKVTLPIKSTVDEDLEDGDDHPLRFYLQFSNEAGEAKSAEIIWSNRIFAPGDYKIIGTFHHLVANGLDENVGVWHDQSVDLRKLYRDIGGTGTPRLQVLGFFCDSDNTGANSDGFFREIVLSFAE